The following are encoded together in the Arthrobacter sp. Y-9 genome:
- the uvrC gene encoding excinuclease ABC subunit UvrC, which translates to MADPASYRPRTGEIPTEPGVYRFRDQHGRVIYVGKAKSLRSRLNSYFAKPAGLTPKTYAMVHAASSVEWTVVGSELESLQLEYTWIKEFKPRYNVVFRDDKSYPYLAVTMGEKFPRVQVMRGERRKGAKYFGPYTAGAIRETMDTLLRVFPVRSCSAGVFRRAEASGRPCLLGYIDKCSAPCVGRISEEDHRALAEDFCSFMGGEAGRFLRRLEREMKDAVAELNYEQAARLRDDIAAMRKVFERNAVVLADTTDADLFAIHEDELEASVQVFRVRGGRIRSQQGWVVEKVEDTTPADLIEHLLQQAYGEEAGNTDRIPREVLVPVLPPDPAQLGEWLSGLRGSRVEIRVPQRGDKAQLMETVRTNAEQALKLHKTRRAGDITTRSLAIQELQEALELDEPPLRIECFDISHVQGTNVVGSMVVVEDGLPRKSEYRKFTITGAAAHDDTAAMDDVLTRRFKAYLRDRVHVPETLGRADDGGEPDGAASDGGVQDSAAPDGAVPESPVPSEAVLGAPVQPGKFAYPPNLVVVDGGRPQVAAAQRALDALGITEVRVVGLAKRLEEVWLPDSDFPVILPRASQGLYLLQRIRDEAHRFAITFHRQRRGKAMTASALDGVPGLGESKRKALLSHFGSVKKMRAATVEELCEVKGIGTVLATAIHAHLTRESADEVPAVNYTTGEILEP; encoded by the coding sequence ATGGCGGATCCGGCGAGCTATCGGCCCAGGACGGGGGAGATCCCCACCGAACCCGGGGTCTACCGCTTCCGTGACCAGCACGGACGGGTCATCTACGTGGGCAAGGCGAAGAGCCTCCGTTCGCGCCTGAACTCGTACTTCGCCAAGCCCGCCGGGCTCACCCCGAAGACTTATGCGATGGTCCACGCCGCGTCGAGCGTCGAGTGGACCGTGGTGGGCAGTGAACTCGAATCCCTCCAGCTGGAATACACCTGGATCAAGGAGTTCAAGCCTCGCTACAACGTCGTGTTCCGCGACGACAAGAGCTACCCCTACCTGGCCGTGACGATGGGGGAGAAGTTTCCCCGGGTCCAGGTCATGCGTGGCGAACGCCGGAAGGGCGCCAAGTACTTCGGCCCGTACACGGCCGGTGCCATCCGCGAGACCATGGACACCCTGTTGCGGGTATTCCCGGTCCGCAGCTGCAGCGCCGGAGTGTTCCGGCGCGCCGAGGCCAGCGGCCGGCCCTGCCTGCTCGGCTACATCGACAAGTGCTCGGCGCCGTGCGTCGGGCGGATCAGCGAAGAGGACCACAGGGCCCTCGCGGAAGACTTCTGCTCCTTCATGGGCGGCGAGGCCGGGCGCTTCCTCCGCCGCCTCGAGCGCGAGATGAAGGACGCCGTGGCGGAGCTCAACTACGAGCAGGCGGCGCGCCTCCGTGACGACATCGCCGCCATGCGCAAGGTGTTCGAACGCAATGCCGTGGTCCTGGCCGACACCACCGACGCGGACCTCTTCGCCATCCATGAGGACGAACTCGAGGCATCCGTGCAGGTGTTCCGTGTCCGTGGTGGCCGCATCAGGTCCCAGCAGGGGTGGGTGGTGGAGAAGGTCGAGGACACCACTCCCGCGGACCTGATCGAGCACCTGCTCCAGCAGGCCTACGGTGAGGAGGCCGGCAACACGGACCGGATCCCGCGGGAGGTCCTCGTCCCCGTCCTGCCGCCGGATCCGGCGCAGCTCGGTGAATGGCTGAGTGGACTGCGGGGGAGCAGGGTCGAGATCCGTGTTCCCCAGCGGGGCGACAAGGCACAGCTCATGGAGACCGTGCGGACCAACGCCGAGCAGGCCCTCAAGCTGCACAAGACCCGTCGCGCGGGGGACATCACGACCCGTTCACTCGCCATCCAGGAGCTCCAGGAGGCGCTGGAACTCGACGAGCCGCCGCTGCGCATCGAGTGCTTCGACATCTCCCACGTCCAGGGCACCAATGTCGTGGGTTCCATGGTGGTGGTCGAGGACGGCCTGCCGCGCAAGAGCGAGTACCGGAAGTTCACCATCACGGGCGCCGCGGCTCACGATGACACCGCCGCCATGGACGACGTGCTGACGCGGCGCTTCAAGGCGTACCTGCGGGACCGCGTCCACGTGCCGGAGACTCTGGGTCGGGCCGACGACGGCGGCGAGCCGGACGGCGCGGCGTCTGACGGCGGCGTGCAGGACAGCGCAGCGCCTGACGGCGCAGTGCCCGAAAGCCCAGTCCCCTCGGAGGCCGTGCTCGGCGCCCCCGTGCAGCCCGGCAAGTTCGCGTATCCGCCAAACCTCGTCGTCGTCGACGGCGGTAGGCCCCAGGTGGCCGCGGCCCAGCGGGCACTCGACGCCCTCGGCATCACCGAGGTGCGAGTGGTCGGGCTGGCGAAGCGCCTCGAGGAGGTCTGGCTGCCGGACAGCGACTTCCCGGTGATCCTGCCGCGCGCCTCGCAGGGGCTCTATCTGCTGCAGCGGATCCGTGACGAAGCGCACCGTTTCGCCATCACCTTCCACCGACAGCGGCGCGGCAAGGCGATGACGGCGTCCGCGCTCGACGGCGTCCCGGGGCTGGGGGAGAGCAAGCGGAAGGCGCTGCTGTCCCACTTCGGGTCGGTCAAGAAGATGCGGGCCGCCACGGTCGAGGAACTGTGCGAGGTCAAGGGGATCGGCACGGTCCTGGCGACCGCCATCCACGCCCACCTCACTCGCGAGAGCGCCGACGAGGTCCCCGCCGTCAACTACACCACCGGCGAGATCCTCGAGCCCTGA
- a CDS encoding lysophospholipid acyltransferase family protein, with translation MAVFDAVRFTTRTLIKGTCRPTVTGLENVPTDGPFIVAPNHLSFFDSVIVQALMPRPVAFFAKAEYFTGTGVKGKAMKAFFESVGSIPVERGEQAASVQALKTLLDILENGNGVGIYPEGTRSRDGLLYRGRTGVGWLALTTGAPVVPVGLIGTDKLQPAGKNTLKPQHFTMVVGEPLYFEKTGPDHSLPARRQATDRIMDAIAALSGQERASGYNQVRTSE, from the coding sequence ATGGCCGTATTTGACGCAGTCCGCTTCACCACCCGGACCCTCATTAAGGGCACGTGCCGCCCGACGGTCACGGGCCTCGAGAACGTCCCCACGGACGGTCCCTTCATCGTGGCGCCGAATCACCTGTCGTTCTTCGACAGCGTGATCGTTCAGGCCCTCATGCCCCGCCCGGTGGCCTTCTTCGCGAAGGCGGAGTACTTCACCGGAACAGGGGTGAAGGGCAAGGCCATGAAGGCGTTCTTCGAGTCGGTGGGATCGATTCCGGTGGAACGCGGTGAACAGGCGGCCAGCGTCCAGGCGCTCAAGACCCTCCTGGACATCCTGGAGAACGGCAATGGCGTGGGCATCTACCCGGAGGGCACGCGTTCCCGCGACGGCCTGCTGTACCGCGGCCGGACCGGTGTGGGATGGCTCGCCCTGACCACTGGAGCCCCGGTGGTGCCCGTGGGTTTGATCGGCACGGACAAGCTCCAGCCGGCCGGCAAGAACACGCTCAAGCCGCAGCACTTCACCATGGTGGTGGGCGAGCCGCTGTACTTCGAGAAGACCGGACCGGACCATTCGCTGCCCGCCCGCCGGCAGGCGACGGACCGCATCATGGACGCCATCGCGGCGCTGAGCGGTCAGGAACGGGCCAGCGGCTACAACCAGGTGCGCACCAGCGAGTGA
- a CDS encoding phosphoglycerate kinase, which translates to MTSHTLNELLAEGVRGRHVLVRSDLNVPLDGSSVTDDGRIRASLPVLQKLVDGGARVLVSAHLGRPKGAPEEKYSLKPAVDRLAELAGFPVSLAADTVGASAQDQSAKLADGEVLVLENVRFDPRETSKDDAERQAFAAELAALTGENGAYVDDAFGAVHRKHASVYDIATILPSYQGDLVRTEVEVLQKLTVSPERPYVVVLGGSKVSDKLAVIDNLIGKADTLLVGGGMLFTFLAAAGHKVGSSLLEEDQIPVVQDYLARAEAAGSRFVVPTDVVVASRFAADAEHEVVPASDIEESAFGASGIGLDIGPDTAASFAEHIRGAKTVFWNGPMGVFEFEAFSQGTRAIAQALTETDGFTVVGGGDSAAAVRTLGFADDQFGHISTGGGASLEYLEGKELPGLSVLDR; encoded by the coding sequence ATGACGTCTCACACCCTCAACGAGCTCCTCGCTGAAGGTGTCCGCGGGCGGCACGTTCTGGTCCGAAGCGACCTGAACGTGCCGCTCGACGGCTCTTCAGTGACAGACGACGGCCGCATCCGCGCCTCTCTCCCGGTCCTTCAGAAGCTGGTCGACGGCGGCGCCCGCGTCCTCGTCTCCGCTCACCTCGGACGCCCCAAGGGCGCTCCCGAGGAGAAGTACTCCCTCAAGCCGGCCGTGGACCGCCTGGCCGAGCTGGCCGGCTTCCCGGTCAGCCTTGCCGCGGACACCGTGGGCGCCTCGGCGCAGGACCAGTCCGCGAAGCTCGCGGACGGTGAGGTCCTGGTGCTGGAGAACGTGCGCTTCGATCCGCGCGAGACCAGCAAGGACGACGCCGAGCGCCAGGCCTTCGCGGCCGAGCTCGCCGCGCTGACCGGCGAGAACGGCGCCTACGTGGACGACGCGTTCGGCGCCGTGCACCGCAAGCACGCCAGCGTCTACGACATCGCCACGATCCTCCCGTCCTACCAGGGTGACCTGGTCAGGACCGAGGTGGAGGTGCTGCAGAAGCTGACCGTCTCCCCGGAGCGCCCGTACGTGGTGGTCCTGGGCGGTTCCAAGGTCTCGGACAAGCTGGCGGTCATCGACAACCTCATCGGCAAGGCCGACACGCTTCTGGTGGGTGGCGGCATGCTCTTCACCTTCCTGGCAGCGGCGGGGCACAAGGTCGGATCCAGTCTCCTGGAGGAGGACCAGATCCCGGTGGTCCAGGACTACCTGGCCCGCGCGGAAGCCGCCGGCAGCCGCTTCGTGGTGCCGACCGACGTCGTGGTGGCGAGCCGCTTCGCCGCCGACGCCGAGCACGAGGTCGTCCCCGCGAGTGACATCGAGGAGAGTGCGTTCGGCGCCTCCGGCATCGGTCTGGACATCGGGCCGGACACCGCGGCGTCCTTCGCCGAGCACATCCGTGGCGCCAAGACGGTCTTCTGGAACGGTCCCATGGGCGTCTTCGAGTTCGAGGCGTTCTCCCAGGGCACCCGGGCGATCGCCCAGGCGCTCACCGAGACCGACGGCTTCACGGTGGTCGGCGGTGGCGACTCCGCCGCGGCCGTGCGCACCCTCGGTTTCGCCGACGATCAGTTCGGACACATCTCCACCGGCGGTGGCGCGAGCCTGGAATACCTTGAAGGCAAGGAACTTCCCGGTCTGAGCGTTCTGGACCGCTGA
- the whiA gene encoding DNA-binding protein WhiA, translating into MALTASVKEELSRLDVKKVSERKAEVSALLRFAGGLHIISGRIVIEAEVDLAATARRLRAAIFEVYGHQSEIIVVSGGGLRRGSRYVVRVVVDGESLARQTGLLDSRGRPVRGLPPVVVNGSAADAEAVWRGAFLAHGSLTEPGRSSALEITCPGPEAALALVGAARRLGLAAKAREVRGVDRVVIRDGDTIAALLTRMGAHDALMVWEERRMRKEVRATANRLANFDDANLRRSAQAAVAAGARVERALHILGEDVPDHLKYAGELRVAHKNASLDELGRLADPPMTKDAIAGRIRRLLAMADKRAAELGIPSTEANVTAEMLDE; encoded by the coding sequence GTGGCGCTGACCGCATCCGTCAAGGAAGAACTGTCCCGGCTGGACGTGAAGAAGGTTTCCGAGCGCAAGGCCGAGGTCTCCGCTCTGCTGCGCTTCGCCGGGGGACTGCACATCATCTCCGGCAGGATCGTGATCGAGGCCGAAGTGGACCTCGCCGCCACCGCGCGCCGGCTGCGGGCCGCGATCTTCGAGGTGTACGGCCATCAGAGCGAGATCATCGTGGTCTCCGGCGGTGGCCTGCGCCGGGGTTCGCGGTACGTGGTCCGGGTGGTGGTGGACGGTGAGTCGCTGGCTCGCCAGACCGGCCTGCTGGACTCGCGCGGCCGCCCGGTCCGGGGGCTGCCGCCCGTCGTCGTCAACGGTTCCGCCGCCGATGCCGAAGCCGTCTGGCGCGGCGCGTTCCTCGCCCACGGCTCGCTCACGGAACCGGGGCGGTCGTCCGCCCTGGAGATCACGTGCCCCGGGCCGGAGGCCGCCCTCGCCCTGGTCGGCGCGGCCCGCCGTCTGGGCCTGGCCGCGAAAGCGCGTGAGGTGCGCGGGGTGGACCGCGTGGTGATCCGCGACGGCGACACCATCGCCGCGTTGCTCACCCGCATGGGCGCGCACGACGCCCTCATGGTCTGGGAGGAGCGCCGCATGCGGAAGGAGGTGCGTGCCACCGCGAACCGCCTCGCGAACTTCGACGACGCCAATCTACGCCGTTCGGCACAGGCCGCCGTCGCCGCCGGCGCACGCGTGGAGCGCGCCCTCCACATCTTGGGGGAAGACGTGCCGGATCACCTCAAGTACGCTGGTGAACTGAGGGTGGCCCACAAGAACGCGAGTCTTGACGAGCTCGGCCGGCTGGCCGACCCGCCCATGACGAAGGACGCGATCGCCGGGCGCATCAGGCGTCTGCTGGCCATGGCGGACAAGCGCGCCGCCGAACTCGGGATCCCGAGTACGGAGGCCAATGTGACAGCCGAGATGCTGGACGAGTAG
- a CDS encoding superoxide dismutase: MSEYVLPELGYDYAALEPYISARIMELHHDKHHAAYVAGANAALAGLAEAREKNDFANINRLSKDLAFHTGGHTNHSVFWKNLSPDGGDKPEGELAAAIDDAFGSFDAFRAQFTAAALALQGSGWAFLAYEPIGGNLLIEQLYDQQGNVAVGTTPLLMLDMWEHAFYLDYVNVKADYVKAFWNIVNWADVAERFEAARNGASKLITLS, from the coding sequence GTGTCTGAGTACGTACTCCCGGAACTGGGCTACGACTACGCGGCGCTCGAGCCGTACATCTCGGCTCGCATCATGGAGCTGCACCACGACAAGCACCACGCTGCCTACGTCGCTGGGGCCAACGCCGCGCTGGCCGGTCTCGCCGAAGCCCGTGAAAAGAACGACTTCGCCAACATCAACCGTCTCTCCAAGGACCTGGCCTTCCACACCGGTGGCCACACCAACCACTCCGTGTTCTGGAAGAACCTCTCCCCGGACGGAGGCGACAAGCCCGAAGGTGAGCTGGCCGCCGCGATCGATGACGCCTTCGGCTCCTTCGACGCCTTCCGCGCTCAGTTCACCGCCGCGGCTCTGGCCCTGCAGGGTTCCGGCTGGGCCTTCCTGGCGTACGAGCCCATCGGTGGCAACCTCCTGATCGAGCAGCTCTACGATCAGCAGGGCAACGTCGCCGTCGGCACCACCCCGCTGCTCATGCTCGACATGTGGGAGCACGCCTTCTACCTCGACTACGTGAACGTGAAGGCCGACTACGTCAAGGCATTCTGGAACATCGTGAACTGGGCCGATGTGGCCGAGCGCTTCGAGGCCGCCCGCAACGGCGCCTCCAAGCTGATCACGCTGTCCTGA
- the yvcK gene encoding uridine diphosphate-N-acetylglucosamine-binding protein YvcK, whose translation MTIFTGQLPLVPPGGRAAAQDGAGPAVVALGGGHGLSATLSALRLLTTSLTAVVTVADDGGSSGRLRQDFGVLPPGDLRMALAALCDDTDWGRTWRDVMQHRFRGRPGGSGALDEHAMGNLLIITLWELLGNPVDGLKWAGALLGARGQVLPMSTVPLTIEGEAKIPGADGEAGSRTIRGQAQCAVAGELENVRLIPQDAPACAEALSAIELADWVVLGPGSWYTSVLPHLLLPEMRSALASTPARRALAMNLTTETKETVGMSAADHLRVLREYAPEVGFDVVIADPDSVGDREEFIAEAGRLGAEVHLATVRSPRSAAVHDPLRLATAYHEVFNRK comes from the coding sequence GTGACGATCTTCACCGGCCAGCTTCCGCTGGTCCCGCCCGGTGGGCGGGCCGCAGCGCAGGACGGCGCGGGCCCCGCCGTGGTGGCGCTCGGCGGCGGACATGGGCTGTCCGCCACCTTGAGCGCTCTGCGTCTGCTCACCACGTCGCTGACGGCGGTGGTGACCGTGGCCGACGACGGCGGGTCCTCCGGGCGTCTGCGCCAGGACTTCGGCGTCCTCCCGCCCGGCGACCTGCGCATGGCGCTGGCGGCGCTCTGCGATGACACGGACTGGGGACGCACGTGGCGTGACGTCATGCAGCACCGCTTCCGGGGCCGCCCCGGGGGCAGTGGAGCCCTCGACGAGCACGCCATGGGCAATCTCCTGATCATCACGCTCTGGGAACTGCTGGGCAATCCGGTGGACGGGCTGAAGTGGGCGGGGGCCCTGCTGGGCGCCCGCGGGCAGGTGCTGCCGATGTCCACCGTCCCGCTCACGATCGAGGGCGAGGCGAAGATCCCCGGAGCGGATGGCGAGGCCGGTTCGCGCACGATCCGCGGCCAGGCCCAGTGCGCCGTCGCGGGGGAGCTGGAGAACGTCCGGCTCATCCCGCAGGACGCCCCGGCATGCGCGGAGGCCCTGAGCGCGATTGAACTCGCCGACTGGGTGGTCCTCGGACCGGGGTCCTGGTACACCTCGGTGCTGCCGCATCTGCTGCTGCCGGAGATGCGGTCAGCGCTGGCGAGCACGCCGGCACGGCGGGCCCTGGCCATGAACCTGACCACGGAGACCAAGGAGACGGTAGGCATGAGCGCCGCCGATCACCTGCGGGTGCTGCGCGAGTACGCCCCCGAGGTCGGTTTCGACGTGGTGATCGCGGATCCGGATTCCGTGGGCGACCGCGAGGAATTCATCGCCGAGGCCGGCCGTCTGGGGGCCGAAGTCCATCTGGCCACCGTGCGGAGCCCCCGCTCCGCCGCGGTGCACGACCCGCTGCGGCTGGCCACCGCCTATCACGAAGTTTTCAACAGGAAATAG
- the rapZ gene encoding RNase adapter RapZ, with product MSGAGRSTAADALEDHGWYVVDNIPPKMLNMLTEIVSHAGPAIPKLAAVVDLRSKGLSANILESLTNLSASGIKYQVLFLDASDEVLVRRFEQGRRPHPLQNGGRILDGIAAERELLKDLRHKADIVLDTSSLNVHGLASAVTDLFTDSGPVVLRLNVMSFGFKYGLPVDANYVADVRFLPNPHWIPELRPHTGQDEDVRDYVLAASGAEEFLGNYVKALEPVLAGYRRENKHYATIAVGCTGGKHRSVAMSEELSKRLAQLPNVTVNTSHRDLGRE from the coding sequence ATGTCCGGTGCGGGCCGCAGCACGGCCGCGGACGCACTGGAGGACCACGGCTGGTACGTGGTGGACAACATCCCGCCGAAGATGCTCAACATGCTGACCGAGATCGTGTCCCATGCCGGGCCCGCGATCCCCAAGCTGGCCGCCGTCGTCGATCTGCGCAGCAAGGGCCTGTCCGCGAACATCCTGGAGTCCCTCACCAACCTCTCGGCCAGCGGCATCAAGTACCAGGTCCTGTTCCTGGACGCCTCCGACGAAGTGCTCGTCCGCCGTTTCGAGCAGGGGCGCCGTCCGCACCCGCTGCAGAACGGTGGCCGGATCCTGGACGGGATCGCTGCGGAGCGCGAACTGCTCAAGGACCTCCGGCATAAGGCCGACATCGTGCTGGACACCTCCTCGCTGAATGTCCACGGCCTGGCCAGCGCGGTCACCGACCTCTTCACCGACTCCGGGCCCGTGGTCCTGCGCTTGAACGTCATGAGCTTCGGGTTCAAGTACGGCCTGCCCGTGGATGCCAACTACGTCGCCGACGTGCGGTTCCTCCCGAACCCGCACTGGATCCCCGAGCTGCGCCCGCACACGGGGCAGGACGAGGACGTCCGGGACTACGTGCTGGCCGCGTCCGGCGCGGAGGAGTTCCTGGGGAATTACGTCAAGGCCCTCGAGCCCGTGCTGGCCGGCTACCGCCGCGAGAACAAGCACTATGCCACGATCGCCGTCGGCTGCACCGGCGGCAAGCACCGGTCCGTGGCCATGTCCGAGGAGCTCTCCAAGCGCCTCGCCCAGCTGCCCAATGTCACCGTCAACACGAGCCACCGAGACCTGGGGCGCGAGTAG
- the tpiA gene encoding triose-phosphate isomerase, whose translation MTTTPERTPLIAGNWKMNMDHLQGIALLQKLAWTLEDKKHDYQRVEVAVFPPFTDLRGVQTLVQGDDLDIAYGGQDLSQYDSGAYTGDISGDFLNKLGCRYVLVGHSERRTIHGESDEVLNAKVQAAYRHSLIPVLCVGEGLEIRQAGTHVEHTLTQLRADVAGLSAEQAAELVVAYEPVWAIGTGEVAGPEDAQEMCQAIRAELTELFGAEVAAKTRLLYGGSVKAANAAAILGQADVDGVLVGGASLDAAEFANIVRFEEHAGA comes from the coding sequence GTGACCACCACACCCGAGCGCACGCCGCTCATCGCCGGCAACTGGAAGATGAACATGGACCACCTGCAGGGCATCGCGCTCCTGCAGAAGCTGGCCTGGACCCTGGAGGACAAGAAGCACGACTACCAGCGGGTCGAGGTGGCGGTGTTCCCGCCGTTCACCGATCTGCGCGGCGTGCAGACCCTGGTGCAGGGTGATGACCTGGACATCGCGTACGGCGGTCAGGACCTCTCGCAGTACGACTCGGGCGCCTACACCGGCGACATCTCCGGCGACTTCCTGAACAAGCTGGGCTGCCGTTACGTCCTGGTGGGCCACAGTGAGCGCCGCACCATCCACGGTGAGAGCGACGAGGTCCTCAACGCCAAGGTGCAGGCCGCCTACCGCCACTCGCTCATCCCGGTGCTCTGCGTGGGCGAAGGGCTCGAGATCCGCCAGGCCGGCACGCACGTCGAGCACACGCTGACGCAGCTCCGCGCCGACGTCGCGGGTCTCAGCGCCGAGCAGGCCGCCGAACTCGTGGTCGCCTACGAGCCTGTCTGGGCCATCGGCACCGGTGAGGTCGCCGGCCCCGAGGATGCTCAGGAGATGTGCCAGGCGATCCGTGCCGAGCTCACCGAGCTCTTCGGCGCTGAGGTGGCCGCGAAGACCCGCCTGCTGTACGGCGGTTCGGTGAAGGCCGCCAACGCGGCCGCGATCCTCGGCCAGGCTGACGTGGACGGCGTGTTGGTCGGCGGTGCCAGCCTGGATGCAGCTGAGTTTGCTAACATTGTCAGGTTCGAGGAGCACGCCGGCGCCTAG
- the pgl gene encoding 6-phosphogluconolactonase, with the protein MTHEPRVSVHPDSQVLMAAIAARLVTKLVDAQDRFGEATVVLTGGTVGIGTLRAVAESAAAPAVNWRRVNFWWGDERFVGAEDSDRNAVQAQKALLDSLDLDPERVHVPGSSDEFDSVDDAAADYARRLAEAAAAEHAADYSDQRPDVAPALPRFDVLLLGVGPDAHVASLFPEMAGIREKEALVVGVQDSPKPPPQRISLTLPAINTADEVWMVVAGDDKAGAVGLALAGAGTVQVPAAGPRGRNRTLWLIDEAAAAKVPENLVHKEPRGL; encoded by the coding sequence ATGACCCACGAACCACGGGTGAGCGTCCATCCCGACTCACAGGTCCTGATGGCGGCCATCGCCGCTCGTCTGGTCACCAAACTGGTCGATGCCCAGGACCGGTTCGGAGAGGCCACGGTGGTCCTTACTGGCGGCACCGTGGGCATCGGCACGCTGCGCGCCGTCGCCGAGTCGGCGGCCGCCCCGGCCGTCAACTGGCGCCGGGTCAACTTCTGGTGGGGTGACGAGCGTTTCGTGGGCGCCGAGGACTCGGACCGGAACGCCGTCCAGGCTCAGAAGGCTCTCCTGGACAGCCTGGATTTGGATCCCGAGCGCGTGCACGTGCCGGGCTCGTCGGATGAGTTCGACTCGGTCGACGACGCCGCAGCGGACTACGCGCGCCGTCTGGCCGAGGCGGCCGCGGCCGAGCATGCCGCGGACTATTCGGATCAGCGCCCCGACGTCGCTCCGGCGCTCCCCCGCTTCGACGTCCTCCTGCTGGGTGTCGGCCCCGACGCGCACGTCGCGTCGCTCTTCCCGGAGATGGCCGGCATCCGCGAGAAGGAGGCCCTCGTGGTGGGTGTCCAGGACTCCCCCAAGCCGCCACCGCAGCGGATCTCCCTGACCCTGCCCGCCATCAACACGGCGGACGAGGTCTGGATGGTCGTGGCCGGCGATGACAAGGCCGGGGCCGTCGGGCTCGCCCTGGCCGGTGCCGGCACCGTGCAGGTCCCGGCGGCCGGTCCGCGCGGCCGGAACCGCACTCTGTGGCTGATCGACGAGGCCGCTGCCGCCAAGGTTCCCGAGAACCTGGTGCACAAGGAGCCCCGCGGGCTCTGA
- the secG gene encoding preprotein translocase subunit SecG yields MGVLQVILQILLGVTSFLLTLLILLHKGRGGGLSDMFGGGMTSGLNSSGVAERNLNRFTVILGVTWAVVIIGLGLIMKFNGAAG; encoded by the coding sequence GTGGGCGTTCTCCAAGTCATCCTGCAGATCCTCCTGGGAGTGACGAGCTTCCTTCTCACTCTCCTGATCCTCCTGCACAAGGGCCGCGGTGGCGGTCTGTCCGACATGTTCGGCGGCGGTATGACTTCCGGCCTGAACTCCTCCGGTGTCGCCGAGCGGAACCTGAACCGCTTCACGGTGATCCTGGGTGTCACCTGGGCCGTGGTGATCATCGGCCTCGGCCTGATCATGAAGTTCAACGGCGCTGCCGGCTGA
- the gap gene encoding type I glyceraldehyde-3-phosphate dehydrogenase — translation MTTRIGINGFGRIGRNYFRAALAQGADLEIVAVNDLTSPETLAHLLKYDSVTGRLGVSVEVQDGDLVVDGKHIKVLAERDPANLPWGELGVDIVIESTGFFTKAADAKKHIEAGAKKVLISAPASDEDITIVMGVNDELYNNEEHNIISNASCTTNCLGPLAKAINDAFGIERGLMTTIHAYTADQNLQDGPHKDPRRARAAAINMVPTSTGAAKAIGLVLPELKGKLDGFAVRVPVPTGSATDLTATLSREVTVEEVNAAVKAASESGPLKGYLTYTEDPIVSSDIVTDPASSIFDAGLTKVIGNQVKVVSWYDNEWGYSNRLVDLTELVASKLG, via the coding sequence GTGACCACCCGTATTGGCATCAACGGCTTCGGCCGTATCGGCCGTAACTACTTCCGTGCAGCCCTCGCGCAGGGTGCGGACCTGGAAATCGTCGCCGTCAACGACCTGACCAGCCCGGAAACCCTGGCTCACCTGCTCAAGTACGATTCGGTCACTGGCCGTCTGGGCGTCTCCGTCGAGGTCCAGGATGGGGACCTCGTCGTCGACGGCAAGCACATCAAGGTGCTCGCCGAGCGCGACCCCGCCAACCTGCCCTGGGGCGAGCTGGGTGTGGACATCGTCATCGAGTCCACCGGTTTCTTCACCAAGGCCGCGGATGCCAAGAAGCACATCGAGGCGGGTGCCAAGAAGGTCCTGATCTCCGCTCCGGCTTCGGACGAGGACATCACGATCGTCATGGGCGTGAATGACGAGCTCTACAACAATGAAGAGCACAACATCATCTCCAACGCCTCCTGCACCACCAACTGCCTGGGCCCGCTGGCCAAGGCCATCAATGACGCCTTCGGCATCGAGCGTGGCCTCATGACCACGATCCACGCCTACACCGCGGACCAGAACCTGCAGGACGGCCCCCACAAGGATCCGCGCCGTGCCCGCGCCGCCGCCATCAACATGGTTCCGACCTCCACGGGCGCCGCCAAGGCCATCGGCCTGGTCCTGCCCGAGCTGAAGGGCAAGCTGGACGGCTTCGCCGTGCGCGTTCCGGTCCCGACCGGCTCCGCCACCGACCTGACCGCCACGCTGTCCCGCGAGGTCACCGTGGAAGAGGTCAACGCCGCCGTCAAGGCCGCCTCCGAGTCCGGTCCGCTCAAGGGCTACCTGACCTACACCGAGGACCCCATCGTCTCCTCGGACATCGTCACCGACCCGGCTTCCTCGATCTTCGACGCCGGACTCACCAAGGTGATCGGCAACCAGGTCAAGGTCGTCTCCTGGTACGACAACGAGTGGGGCTACTCCAACCGTCTTGTCGACCTCACCGAGCTGGTCGCGTCCAAGCTGGGCTAA